The proteins below are encoded in one region of Corynebacterium sphenisci DSM 44792:
- the hisB gene encoding imidazoleglycerol-phosphate dehydratase HisB: MSESTETPRAEGRRTGHVERATRESSIVCTVDLDGTGRAEIGTGLPFFDHMLTAFTQHGSFDLSLRASGDVEVDAHHTVEDCGIVLGAAFAEALGDKRGIRRFGDALIPMDETLAQAVADVSGRPYFVITGEPEHMLTTVIGGHYATVINEHFFESFALNARIALHVRCLYGRDPHHITEAEFKAVARALRAACEPDPRVEGVPSTKGTL, from the coding sequence GTGAGCGAGAGCACCGAAACCCCGCGCGCCGAGGGCCGGCGCACCGGCCACGTCGAGCGCGCCACCCGCGAATCCTCGATCGTGTGCACCGTGGACCTGGACGGCACCGGCCGGGCCGAGATCGGCACCGGGCTGCCCTTCTTCGACCATATGCTCACCGCCTTCACCCAGCACGGCAGCTTCGATCTCTCCCTGCGGGCCAGCGGGGACGTCGAGGTCGACGCGCACCACACCGTGGAGGACTGCGGGATCGTGCTGGGCGCCGCCTTCGCCGAGGCGCTCGGCGACAAGCGGGGCATCCGCCGCTTCGGTGACGCCCTGATCCCCATGGACGAGACCCTCGCCCAGGCGGTGGCGGACGTCTCCGGCCGGCCCTACTTCGTGATCACCGGGGAGCCGGAGCATATGCTCACCACGGTCATCGGCGGCCACTACGCCACCGTGATCAACGAGCACTTCTTCGAGTCCTTCGCGCTCAACGCCCGGATCGCGCTGCATGTGCGCTGCCTCTACGGCCGGGATCCGCACCACATCACCGAGGCGGAGTTCAAGGCGGTGGCCCGGGCGCTGCGC
- a CDS encoding histidinol-phosphate transaminase, giving the protein MPERDAGAFGAGVRLADLPLREELRGEEAYGAPQLDVEVRLNTNENPYSPSEDLVEDLIREVAHVARGLNRYPDRDALALRESLAQYVTGRTGVDCDATRVWAANGSNEVLQQLLQAFGGPGRSVLGFTPSYSMHPILAAGTRTRFIAVPRGAGFDIDPDAAEAAIAEHAPDVIFVTTPNNPTGGVTPYADLRRILDAAPGIVIVDEAYAEFDEGPSAVALLADYPTKLVVSRTMSKAFDFAGGRLGYFVAAPAFIEAVMLVRLPYHLSTLTQAAALVALRHADDTLATVAKLAGERDRVVAGLRGMGLDVVESRSNFVFFGPFADAGATWRALLDRGVLIRDVGVPGRLRATIGLPAENDALLEAMAAVLEEEPATLAGDDEEENPT; this is encoded by the coding sequence ATGCCTGAGCGGGACGCGGGCGCCTTCGGCGCCGGGGTGCGCCTGGCGGATCTGCCGCTGCGCGAGGAGCTGCGCGGGGAGGAGGCCTACGGGGCCCCGCAGCTCGACGTGGAGGTGCGGCTGAACACCAACGAGAACCCCTACTCGCCCTCCGAGGACCTGGTGGAGGACCTCATCCGGGAGGTCGCGCACGTCGCCCGGGGCCTGAACCGGTACCCGGACCGGGACGCCCTCGCGCTGCGCGAGTCCCTGGCGCAGTACGTCACCGGGCGCACCGGGGTGGACTGCGACGCGACCCGGGTGTGGGCCGCCAACGGCTCCAACGAGGTGCTGCAGCAGCTGCTGCAGGCCTTCGGCGGGCCGGGCCGGTCGGTGCTGGGCTTCACCCCCAGCTACTCGATGCACCCGATCCTCGCCGCCGGCACCCGCACCCGCTTCATCGCGGTGCCCCGCGGCGCCGGCTTCGACATCGACCCGGACGCCGCCGAGGCCGCGATCGCCGAGCACGCCCCGGACGTGATTTTCGTGACCACCCCGAACAACCCCACCGGCGGGGTGACGCCCTACGCCGACCTGCGCCGGATCCTGGACGCCGCGCCGGGCATCGTGATCGTCGACGAGGCCTACGCTGAATTCGACGAGGGGCCCTCGGCGGTGGCGCTGCTCGCCGACTATCCCACGAAGCTGGTGGTCAGCCGCACCATGAGCAAGGCCTTCGACTTCGCCGGCGGCCGGCTCGGCTACTTCGTGGCGGCCCCGGCCTTCATCGAGGCGGTGATGCTGGTGCGGCTGCCCTACCACCTGTCCACGCTCACCCAGGCCGCCGCCCTGGTGGCGCTGCGCCACGCCGACGACACCCTGGCCACCGTGGCGAAGCTCGCCGGGGAGCGGGACCGGGTGGTGGCGGGGCTGCGCGGGATGGGCCTGGACGTGGTGGAGTCGCGCTCCAACTTCGTCTTCTTCGGGCCCTTCGCCGACGCCGGGGCGACCTGGCGGGCTCTGCTGGATCGGGGGGTGCTGATCCGGGACGTGGGCGTGCCCGGCCGCCTTCGTGCGACCATTGGGCTGCCGGCGGAGAACGACGCCCTGCTGGAGGCCATGGCCGCGGTGCTCGAGGAGGAGCCCGCCACCCTGGCCGGAGACGACGAGGAGGAGAACCCCACGTGA
- the hisD gene encoding histidinol dehydrogenase: MLSITDLRGTTPTTSQLRRALPRGAADVDSMIPTVRPVVEEVAAGGAAAAAGYSERFDGCRPERTRVPAEAIAAAVDRLDPAVRRGLENSITRIRAFHAAQKPADVTVEVVPGGRVTEKWIPVGRVGLYVPGGNAVYPSSVLMNVIPAQEAGVASLVVASPPQAEHDGLPHPTILAACALLGVDEVWAVGGAQAVALLAYGDDDPADGSGPLEPVDMITGPGNIFVTAAKRLCRSVVGIDAEAGPTEIAVLADAGADPVAVAYDLISQAEHDVMAASVLVTDSAELAGAVDREIEARYGVTLNHDRVRRALEGPQSGIVLVDDIEAGLRVVDAYAAEHLEVHTADAAAVADRVRNAGAIFVGAHSPVPLGDYSAGSNHVLPTSGTARHSSGLSTHTFLKGVHVVDYDEAALKGVAEDVVALADAERLPAHGEAIRARFEDLAAKGDADA, encoded by the coding sequence ATGCTCTCCATCACCGACCTGCGCGGCACCACGCCGACCACCTCGCAGCTGCGCCGCGCGCTGCCGCGCGGCGCCGCGGACGTCGACTCCATGATCCCGACGGTGCGGCCCGTGGTGGAGGAGGTCGCCGCCGGCGGCGCCGCCGCCGCGGCCGGCTACTCGGAGCGCTTCGACGGCTGCCGCCCGGAGCGCACCCGGGTGCCCGCCGAGGCGATCGCCGCCGCCGTGGACCGGCTGGACCCGGCGGTGCGCCGGGGCCTGGAGAACTCGATCACCCGGATCCGGGCCTTCCACGCCGCGCAGAAGCCGGCGGACGTCACCGTGGAGGTCGTCCCCGGGGGCCGGGTCACCGAGAAGTGGATCCCGGTGGGCCGGGTGGGCCTCTACGTTCCCGGCGGCAACGCGGTCTACCCCTCCTCGGTGCTGATGAACGTGATCCCCGCCCAGGAGGCGGGGGTGGCCTCCCTGGTGGTGGCCTCCCCGCCGCAGGCCGAGCACGACGGCCTGCCGCACCCGACCATCCTCGCCGCCTGCGCCCTGCTCGGCGTGGACGAGGTGTGGGCGGTCGGCGGCGCCCAGGCGGTGGCGCTGCTGGCCTACGGCGACGATGACCCGGCCGACGGCTCCGGGCCCCTGGAGCCGGTGGACATGATCACCGGGCCGGGCAACATCTTCGTCACCGCCGCCAAGCGGCTGTGCCGCTCCGTGGTGGGCATCGACGCCGAGGCCGGCCCCACCGAAATCGCCGTGCTCGCCGACGCCGGCGCGGATCCGGTGGCCGTGGCCTACGATCTCATCTCCCAGGCCGAGCATGACGTGATGGCCGCCTCGGTGCTGGTCACCGACTCCGCGGAGCTGGCCGGGGCGGTCGACCGGGAGATCGAGGCCCGCTACGGGGTGACCCTCAACCACGACCGGGTGCGCCGGGCCCTGGAGGGTCCGCAGTCCGGGATCGTGCTGGTCGACGACATCGAGGCGGGGCTGCGGGTGGTCGACGCCTACGCCGCGGAGCACCTCGAGGTGCACACCGCCGATGCGGCGGCCGTGGCCGACCGGGTGCGCAACGCCGGGGCGATCTTCGTCGGCGCGCATTCCCCGGTGCCGCTGGGCGACTACTCCGCCGGCTCCAACCACGTGCTGCCCACCTCCGGCACCGCCCGGCACTCCTCGGGCCTGTCCACGCACACCTTCCTCAAGGGGGTGCACGTGGTCGACTACGACGAGGCCGCGCTCAAGGGCGTCGCCGAGGACGTGGTGGCGCTCGCCGACGCCGAGCGCCTGCCCGCCCACGGCGAGGCGATCCGGGCCCGGTTCGAGGATCTCGCCGCGAAGGGGGACGCCGATGCCTGA
- the nadC gene encoding carboxylating nicotinate-nucleotide diphosphorylase, protein MLDERTTRGVIRVGLQEDLAHGPDVTSLATIGPTARLRARVVSREHGVAAATQVIGWTLAEVIADGHEVDLRVADGDRLAPGTVLAEIDAPARGLLTAERTMLNLLTHACGIATGTRAWVDAVAGTGTRIRDTRKTLPGLRNLEKHAVACGGGVNHRLGLGDEALVKDNHVAAAGGAAVALERVRRAWPELRCEIEVDDLAQLEEVLAAKPELVLLDNFEVWQTQVAVQRRAKLSPATQLESSGGLRLENARDYAGCGVDFLAVGALTHSARALDLGLDVVG, encoded by the coding sequence ATGCTCGACGAGCGCACCACCCGCGGGGTGATCCGCGTCGGACTGCAGGAGGATCTGGCCCACGGCCCGGACGTGACCAGCCTGGCCACCATCGGCCCGACCGCGCGGCTGCGTGCCCGGGTGGTCTCCCGGGAGCACGGGGTGGCCGCCGCGACGCAGGTCATCGGGTGGACCCTGGCGGAGGTGATCGCCGACGGCCACGAGGTCGACCTGCGGGTCGCCGACGGCGATCGGCTCGCCCCGGGCACCGTGCTCGCCGAGATCGACGCCCCCGCCCGGGGCCTGCTCACCGCGGAGCGCACCATGCTGAACCTGCTCACCCACGCCTGCGGGATCGCCACCGGCACCCGCGCCTGGGTGGATGCGGTGGCCGGCACCGGCACCCGGATCCGGGACACCCGGAAGACCCTGCCGGGCTTGCGCAACCTGGAGAAGCACGCGGTGGCCTGCGGCGGCGGGGTGAACCACCGGCTGGGCCTGGGCGATGAGGCGCTGGTGAAGGACAACCACGTCGCGGCCGCGGGCGGGGCGGCGGTGGCCCTGGAGCGGGTCCGCCGCGCCTGGCCGGAGCTGCGCTGCGAAATCGAGGTCGATGATCTGGCGCAGCTGGAGGAGGTGCTCGCGGCGAAGCCGGAGCTGGTGCTGCTGGACAATTTCGAGGTGTGGCAGACCCAGGTGGCGGTGCAGCGCCGGGCGAAGCTCTCCCCGGCCACCCAGCTGGAGTCCTCCGGGGGGCTGCGCCTGGAGAACGCCCGCGACTACGCCGGCTGCGGGGTGGACTTCCTCGCCGTGGGCGCGCTCACCCACTCCGCCCGGGCCCTGGACCTGGGCCTGGACGTGGTCGGCTAG
- the nadA gene encoding quinolinate synthase NadA, which yields MPSALAERVVDGPEGYTGVAAGPEWAAEIRRLARERDAVILAHNYQLPEIQDIADHTGDSLGLSRIAAETDAATIVFCGVHFMAETAKILSPDKTVLIPDARAGCSLADSITAGQLREWKAEHPGATVVSYVNTTAEVKAETDVCCTSSNAVEVVAAQPADRPILFCPDQFLGAHVRRETGREDILVWAGECHVHAGISGAELARRAEAHPEADLYIHPECGCANSAIYLAGEGTIDPGRVHMLSTGAMLEAARRAQREDPAPVLVATETGMLHQLRQVAPDIDFAPVNDRASCSYMKTITPAALLRCLAGGVDEVTVAPEVAERARASVRAMIAIGEPGGGE from the coding sequence ATCCCCTCGGCGCTGGCCGAGCGGGTCGTCGACGGCCCCGAGGGCTACACCGGCGTCGCGGCCGGTCCGGAATGGGCCGCCGAGATCCGCCGCCTGGCCCGGGAGCGCGACGCGGTGATCCTGGCGCACAACTATCAGTTGCCGGAGATCCAGGACATCGCCGACCACACCGGAGATTCCCTGGGCCTGTCCCGGATCGCCGCGGAGACCGACGCCGCCACGATCGTGTTCTGCGGGGTGCACTTCATGGCGGAGACGGCGAAGATCCTCTCCCCGGACAAGACGGTGCTCATCCCGGACGCCCGGGCCGGCTGCTCCCTGGCGGACTCGATCACCGCCGGGCAACTGCGCGAGTGGAAGGCCGAGCACCCCGGGGCCACCGTGGTCAGCTACGTCAACACCACCGCCGAGGTGAAGGCGGAGACCGACGTGTGCTGCACCTCCTCCAACGCGGTGGAGGTCGTCGCCGCGCAGCCGGCGGACCGGCCGATCCTGTTCTGCCCGGACCAGTTCCTCGGGGCGCATGTGCGCCGGGAGACCGGCCGGGAGGACATCCTGGTCTGGGCCGGGGAATGCCATGTGCACGCCGGGATCAGCGGCGCCGAGCTGGCCCGCCGGGCCGAGGCGCACCCGGAGGCGGATCTCTACATCCACCCCGAGTGCGGTTGCGCGAACTCGGCGATCTACCTCGCCGGGGAGGGCACGATCGACCCGGGGCGGGTGCACATGCTCTCCACCGGGGCGATGCTCGAGGCCGCCCGCCGGGCCCAGCGCGAGGACCCGGCCCCGGTGCTGGTGGCCACCGAGACCGGGATGCTGCACCAGCTGCGTCAGGTCGCCCCGGACATCGACTTCGCCCCGGTCAACGACCGGGCCAGCTGCTCCTACATGAAGACCATCACCCCGGCGGCGCTGCTGCGCTGCCTGGCCGGCGGGGTCGACGAGGTCACCGTGGCGCCGGAGGTGGCCGAACGCGCCCGCGCCTCGGTGCGGGCCATGATCGCGATCGGGGAACCCGGCGGCGGGGAGTAG
- the bioB gene encoding biotin synthase BioB, translated as MPPILALAREKVLDRGEGLSREETLRVLQLGEEHIEALLALAHQVRLKWCGEEVEVEGIISLKTGGCPEDCHFCSQSGLFESPVRSAWLDIPALVDAAKQTQKTGASEFCIVAAVKGPDERLLAQLEQAVAAIHAEVDINVAASVGILDAEQVRRLAAAGVHRYNHNLETARSFFPEVVTTHTWEERRETLRLVREAGMEVCCGGILGMGETLAQRAEFAADLAELDPTEVPMNFLDPRPGTPFGGREPLPAADALRAIGAFRLALPKTILRFAGGRELTLGDLGAEQGLLGGINAVIVGNYLTTLGRPAEQDLDLLGKIRLPIKALNATV; from the coding sequence CTGCCGCCCATCCTCGCGCTCGCCCGGGAGAAGGTGCTCGATCGGGGCGAGGGGCTGAGCCGGGAGGAGACCCTGCGGGTGCTGCAGCTGGGCGAGGAGCACATCGAGGCGCTGCTCGCCCTGGCCCACCAGGTGCGGCTGAAATGGTGCGGGGAGGAGGTCGAGGTCGAGGGGATCATCTCCCTGAAGACCGGCGGCTGCCCCGAGGACTGCCACTTCTGCTCCCAGTCGGGGCTGTTCGAGTCCCCGGTGCGCTCGGCCTGGCTGGACATCCCCGCCCTGGTCGACGCCGCCAAGCAGACCCAGAAGACCGGGGCCAGCGAGTTCTGCATCGTCGCCGCGGTGAAGGGCCCCGATGAGCGCCTCCTCGCCCAGCTGGAGCAGGCTGTCGCCGCGATCCACGCCGAGGTGGACATCAACGTCGCCGCCTCGGTGGGCATCCTCGACGCCGAGCAGGTGCGCCGGCTCGCCGCCGCCGGGGTGCACCGCTACAACCACAACCTGGAGACCGCCCGCTCCTTCTTCCCCGAGGTGGTCACCACGCACACCTGGGAGGAGCGCCGGGAGACCCTGCGCCTGGTCCGCGAGGCCGGGATGGAGGTCTGCTGCGGCGGCATCCTCGGCATGGGCGAGACCCTCGCCCAGCGCGCCGAATTCGCCGCGGATCTCGCCGAGCTGGACCCCACCGAGGTGCCGATGAACTTCCTGGATCCCCGCCCCGGCACCCCCTTCGGCGGCCGGGAGCCGCTGCCGGCGGCCGATGCGCTGCGCGCCATCGGCGCCTTCCGGCTGGCCCTGCCGAAGACCATCCTGCGCTTCGCCGGCGGCCGGGAGCTCACCCTCGGCGATCTCGGCGCGGAACAGGGCCTGCTCGGCGGGATCAACGCGGTAATCGTGGGCAACTACCTGACCACCCTGGGTCGCCCGGCCGAACAGGACCTGGACCTGCTGGGCAAGATCCGGCTGCCGATCAAGGCGCTCAATGCCACCGTCTGA
- a CDS encoding TetR family transcriptional regulator produces the protein MQLSKDIITTAALEILDEYGLQDLTIRRLARHLNMAAGAMYWHFPSKQALLGAVATRILDAAGPATVSGDWRADVVARSEYLRTALTAHTDGAEVVSAALAAGTLEHSPAADIATLLEPVAIDDTTRGDAAATLLHFILGATVDEQTARRAAAAEALGAGPAGTGDPGEAADAAETEPAQPARRLRRGVDIIVAGIGALAATGA, from the coding sequence GTGCAGCTGAGCAAGGACATCATCACCACCGCGGCCCTGGAGATCCTGGACGAGTACGGCCTGCAGGATCTGACCATCCGCCGCCTCGCCCGGCACCTCAACATGGCCGCCGGCGCCATGTACTGGCACTTCCCCTCCAAGCAGGCGCTGCTCGGCGCCGTGGCCACCCGGATCCTGGACGCCGCCGGCCCGGCGACGGTCTCCGGGGACTGGCGCGCCGACGTCGTCGCCCGCTCCGAGTACCTGCGCACCGCGCTGACCGCGCACACCGACGGCGCCGAGGTGGTCTCCGCCGCCCTGGCCGCCGGCACCCTGGAGCACTCCCCGGCCGCGGACATCGCCACCCTGCTCGAGCCGGTGGCGATCGACGACACCACCCGCGGGGACGCCGCGGCGACGCTGCTGCACTTCATCCTCGGCGCCACCGTCGACGAGCAGACCGCGCGACGCGCCGCCGCCGCGGAGGCGCTCGGCGCCGGGCCGGCCGGCACCGGGGACCCCGGGGAGGCCGCGGACGCCGCGGAGACGGAGCCCGCGCAGCCCGCGCGCCGGCTGCGCCGCGGGGTGGACATCATCGTCGCCGGGATCGGGGCCCTGGCCGCCACCGGGGCGTGA
- the glgX gene encoding glycogen debranching protein GlgX: MTNDTPVTDFQVWPGEAYPLGSTYDGAGTNFALFSDVADKVELCLISEAGEETRIPLEEVDAHIWHCYLPGIMPGQRYAYRVHGPYDPANGHRCDPSKLLVDPYAKAFDGEFDGHRSLFSYDIDDPARRNEEDSLGHTMTSVVINPFFDWAGDRLPRHAYNETVIYEAHVKGMTMNHPEIPENLRGTYAGLAHPAIIDYLKDLGVTAIELMPVHQFLQDDRLRDIGLRNYWGYNTFGFLAPHQDYAASTKPGGAVSEFKAMVRAFHDADIEVILDVVYNHTAEGNHMGPTICFRGIDNAAYYRLVEGDRQHYMDYTGTGNSLNVRHPHTLQLIMDSLRYWVTEMHVDGFRFDLASTLAREFHDVDRLSAFFDLVQQDPVVSQAKLIAEPWDVGEGGYQVGNFPPQWTEWNGKYRDTIRDFWRGEPATLGEFASRITGSSDLYANNGRRPTASINFITAHDGFTLNDLVSYNHKHNMANGEDNNDGESHNRSWNCGAEGWTDDERILGLRARQRRNFLTTLLLSQGTPMISHGDEMGRTQRGNNNVYCQDNQLSWVDWTQLTTNSELHDFTRFLINLRAEHPVFRRRRFLRGGPLGAESDDRDIAWLTHEGRVMTPEDWDFDFGKSLAVFLNGAGIAEPDERGHRIVDDSFLLCINAHYEELDFQVPGADYAADWEVIIDTSELTGRPDKPREVAAGDTLRVPARCTFVLQERH, encoded by the coding sequence ATGACCAACGACACACCCGTCACCGATTTCCAGGTCTGGCCCGGGGAGGCCTACCCCCTCGGGTCCACCTACGACGGCGCCGGCACCAACTTCGCGCTGTTCTCGGATGTCGCCGACAAGGTCGAGCTCTGCCTCATCAGCGAAGCGGGCGAGGAGACCCGCATCCCGCTGGAGGAGGTCGACGCGCATATCTGGCACTGCTACCTGCCCGGGATCATGCCCGGGCAGCGCTACGCCTACCGCGTGCACGGCCCCTACGACCCGGCCAACGGCCACCGCTGCGATCCGAGCAAGCTGCTCGTGGACCCGTACGCGAAGGCCTTCGACGGCGAATTCGACGGTCACCGGTCGCTGTTCAGCTACGACATCGACGATCCCGCCCGGCGCAATGAGGAGGACAGCCTCGGCCACACGATGACCTCGGTGGTCATCAACCCCTTCTTCGACTGGGCCGGGGACCGGCTGCCGCGGCACGCCTACAACGAGACGGTCATCTACGAGGCCCACGTCAAGGGCATGACCATGAACCACCCGGAGATCCCGGAGAACCTGCGCGGCACCTACGCGGGCCTGGCGCATCCGGCGATCATCGACTACCTCAAGGACCTCGGGGTCACCGCCATCGAGCTGATGCCGGTGCACCAGTTCCTGCAGGACGACCGGCTCCGCGACATCGGGCTGCGCAACTACTGGGGCTACAACACCTTCGGCTTCCTCGCCCCGCACCAGGACTACGCCGCCTCCACCAAACCCGGCGGCGCGGTCAGCGAGTTCAAGGCGATGGTGCGCGCCTTCCACGACGCCGACATCGAGGTGATCCTCGACGTGGTGTACAACCACACCGCCGAGGGCAACCACATGGGGCCCACCATCTGCTTCCGGGGCATCGACAACGCCGCCTACTACCGCCTGGTGGAGGGCGACCGGCAGCACTACATGGACTACACCGGCACCGGCAACAGCCTCAACGTGCGGCACCCGCACACCCTGCAGCTGATCATGGACTCGCTGCGCTACTGGGTCACCGAGATGCACGTCGACGGCTTCCGCTTCGACCTGGCCTCCACCCTGGCCCGGGAATTCCACGACGTGGACCGGCTCTCCGCCTTCTTCGACCTGGTGCAGCAGGACCCGGTGGTCAGCCAGGCCAAGCTCATCGCCGAGCCCTGGGACGTCGGCGAGGGCGGCTACCAGGTGGGCAACTTCCCCCCGCAGTGGACCGAGTGGAACGGCAAGTACCGGGACACCATCCGCGACTTCTGGCGCGGGGAGCCGGCCACCCTGGGCGAATTCGCCTCCCGGATCACCGGCAGCTCGGATCTCTACGCCAACAACGGCCGCCGGCCCACCGCCTCGATCAACTTCATCACCGCCCACGACGGGTTCACCCTCAACGACCTGGTCAGCTACAACCACAAGCACAACATGGCCAACGGGGAGGACAACAACGACGGGGAGAGCCACAACCGCTCCTGGAACTGCGGGGCGGAGGGCTGGACCGACGATGAGCGGATCCTGGGCCTGCGCGCCCGGCAGCGCCGCAACTTCCTGACCACCCTGCTGCTCAGCCAGGGCACCCCGATGATCAGCCACGGCGACGAGATGGGCCGCACCCAGCGCGGCAACAACAACGTCTACTGCCAGGACAACCAGCTGTCCTGGGTGGACTGGACGCAGCTGACCACCAACTCGGAGCTGCACGACTTCACCCGGTTCCTGATCAACCTGCGCGCCGAGCATCCGGTGTTCCGCCGCCGGCGCTTCCTGCGCGGCGGCCCGCTGGGCGCCGAGAGCGATGACCGGGACATCGCCTGGCTCACCCACGAGGGCCGGGTGATGACCCCCGAGGACTGGGACTTCGACTTCGGCAAGTCCCTGGCGGTGTTCCTCAACGGCGCCGGCATCGCCGAGCCCGATGAGCGCGGCCACCGGATCGTCGACGACTCCTTCCTGCTGTGCATCAACGCCCACTACGAGGAGCTGGACTTCCAGGTGCCCGGCGCCGACTACGCCGCGGACTGGGAGGTCATCATCGACACCTCGGAGCTCACCGGCCGGCCGGACAAGCCCCGGGAGGTCGCCGCCGGGGACACCCTCCGGGTGCCCGCCCGGTGCACCTTCGTGCTCCAGGAGCGCCACTAG
- a CDS encoding HigA family addiction module antitoxin, translating to MSNPANIAPAHPGEVLAERFLAPRGLSIYRLAVAIGVPSSTLERFREGRTRVTGDLAGRLAGYFGTDADFWLDTQARFDERVAA from the coding sequence ATGTCGAATCCCGCGAACATCGCCCCCGCCCACCCCGGTGAGGTGCTCGCCGAGCGCTTCCTCGCCCCGCGGGGGCTGAGCATCTACCGGCTCGCCGTGGCCATCGGCGTGCCCAGCTCCACCCTGGAGCGCTTCCGCGAGGGCCGCACCCGGGTCACCGGGGATCTCGCCGGCCGGCTGGCCGGCTACTTCGGCACCGACGCCGATTTCTGGCTGGACACCCAGGCCCGCTTCGACGAGCGCGTCGCCGCCTGA
- a CDS encoding exonuclease domain-containing protein: protein MSHTPAAADSAADDTPAAWDVALSGATVRVAAGAVTVARLARTAAADHGPVTAPAAEAGPAHRAPTPWLPGEVSFAPASALPAVRITAGCAAAGAALPGLIAAAAEGAGALAAAVADLDEAAAADVAAAAGPLPGAGDAPAPEPAVGAEGAGARATRLPIDFIAFDVETANDDPGSIIQLGLAAVRGGAVAETRSWYCRPPAGLEHFAEENIAVHGIRPSDIADAPAFADRLADLRGFIGDAPVVAHNARFDFTALRQACRAAGAPAPAVDFACTYRWAQAARVRTPNKKLDTLAAAAGHNLADHHDAAADAVACAEVALWLMRGDAAHGAEEHRDPTAYSAALGLGMGRLDSSGLRMVSGRHSGAGAAAGGGGAARRAAWDAAKTPDTVPEPNPDADPAGLLFGRRVTLTGDFAPYDKGRLWEAIAAAGGIIGKNVTRKTDLLVAGPWDSMTAKERKARELRDKGQEIDIWSERELFDVLGLEAEPPF, encoded by the coding sequence ATGAGCCACACCCCCGCCGCAGCCGATTCCGCCGCCGACGACACCCCCGCCGCCTGGGACGTGGCCCTCTCCGGCGCCACCGTGCGGGTGGCCGCCGGCGCGGTCACCGTGGCCCGGCTGGCCCGCACCGCCGCCGCCGACCACGGCCCGGTCACCGCCCCGGCCGCCGAGGCCGGGCCGGCGCACCGGGCGCCGACGCCGTGGCTGCCCGGGGAGGTCTCCTTCGCCCCCGCCTCGGCCCTGCCCGCGGTGCGGATCACCGCCGGCTGCGCCGCCGCCGGCGCGGCCCTGCCCGGGCTCATCGCCGCCGCCGCCGAGGGCGCCGGGGCGCTCGCCGCGGCGGTGGCGGACCTCGACGAGGCGGCCGCGGCGGACGTCGCCGCCGCGGCGGGCCCGCTGCCCGGCGCCGGCGACGCCCCCGCCCCGGAGCCGGCCGTCGGCGCCGAGGGGGCCGGGGCCCGGGCCACCCGGCTGCCCATCGACTTCATCGCCTTCGACGTGGAGACCGCCAACGACGACCCCGGCTCCATCATCCAGCTGGGCCTGGCCGCGGTCCGCGGCGGCGCGGTGGCGGAGACCCGCTCCTGGTACTGCCGTCCCCCCGCCGGGCTGGAGCACTTCGCCGAGGAGAACATCGCGGTGCACGGCATCCGGCCCTCCGACATCGCCGACGCCCCGGCCTTCGCCGACCGGCTGGCGGACCTCCGGGGCTTCATCGGCGACGCCCCGGTGGTGGCGCACAACGCCCGCTTCGACTTCACCGCGCTGCGCCAGGCCTGCCGGGCCGCCGGCGCGCCCGCCCCGGCCGTGGACTTCGCCTGCACCTACCGCTGGGCCCAGGCCGCGCGGGTGCGCACCCCGAACAAGAAGCTGGACACCCTCGCCGCCGCGGCCGGCCACAACCTGGCCGACCACCATGACGCCGCCGCCGATGCGGTGGCCTGCGCGGAGGTGGCGCTGTGGCTGATGCGCGGCGACGCCGCGCACGGCGCCGAGGAGCACCGGGACCCGACCGCCTACTCCGCCGCCCTGGGCCTGGGCATGGGCCGGCTGGACTCCTCCGGGCTGCGCATGGTCTCCGGCCGGCACTCCGGGGCCGGCGCGGCCGCCGGCGGCGGTGGCGCGGCCCGGCGCGCCGCCTGGGATGCGGCGAAGACCCCGGACACCGTCCCGGAGCCGAACCCGGACGCCGACCCGGCCGGGCTGCTCTTCGGCCGCCGGGTCACCCTCACCGGGGACTTCGCCCCCTATGACAAGGGCCGGCTGTGGGAGGCGATCGCCGCCGCCGGCGGGATCATCGGCAAGAACGTCACCCGGAAGACCGATCTGCTGGTCGCCGGGCCCTGGGACTCGATGACCGCCAAGGAGCGCAAGGCCCGGGAGCTGCGGGACAAGGGCCAGGAGATCGACATCTGGAGCGAGCGGGAGCTCTTCGACGTGCTCGGCCTGGAGGCCGAACCGCCCTTCTAG